Proteins from one Elephas maximus indicus isolate mEleMax1 chromosome 12, mEleMax1 primary haplotype, whole genome shotgun sequence genomic window:
- the NYAP1 gene encoding neuronal tyrosine-phosphorylated phosphoinositide-3-kinase adapter 1 isoform X1, with protein sequence MNLLYRKTKLEWRQHKEEEAKRSSSKEVGPAGPAGPGTGPGPGVRVRDIASLRRSLRMGFMTMPASQEHTPHPCRSAMAPRSLSCHSVGSMDSVGGGPGDGGGGLTEDSSARRPPAKPQRHPSTKLSMAGSGAEMPPTKKAGSQKLTPESRESSRKVPPQKPRRSPNTQLSVSFYESCPPAPSPRGGNLPFQRLSRGSHVTGDLDVGAQEEEPVYIEMVGDVFRGGGRSGGCLTGPPLGGGGPTPPAGPDSDSEESEAIYEEMKYPLPEEAGEGRANGPPPLTATSPPHQPPVLQSHAHRRPASALPSRRDGTPTKTTPCEIPPPFPNLLQHRPPLLAFPQAKSASRTPGDGVSRLPVLCHSKEPAGSTPAPQVPARERETPPPLPLPPAANLLLLGPSGRARSHSTPLPPQGSGQPRGERELPNSHSMICPKAAGAPAAPPAPAALLPGPPKDKAVSYTMVYSAVKVTTHSVLPAGPPLGAGEPKTEKEISVLHGMLCTSSRPPPMPGKSSSHSSAMGAAAGVLHHRGCLASPHSLPDPTAGPLTPLWTYPAAVAGLKRPPAYESLKAGGVLNKGCGVGAPSPMVKIHLQEQGPDGGAFASISCAHVITSAGTPEEEEEEEMGATTFGASWALQRKVLYGGRKAKELDTEAEEGARAWNGSVEGPGKVEREDRSPVASGIPVRSQGAEGLMARIYHGGDRGGSRTALPIPCQTFPACHRNGGDTLPEDARMGLAWEDPRGSSPWTYYMPCTKACPRPRILIPHLHPLSFSGEVGPSWGGAPLRELGGGETWSPFTPLSSFSPQTSREATAWGALPPPLESGRPCSIHPGPAASPGTPRARPPLRCRCRCRYPCPLSPPASGTASCWR encoded by the exons ATGAACCTCCTCTACCGAAAAACCAAGCTGGAGTGGAGGCAGCACAAGGAGGAGGAGGCCAAGAGGAG CTCCAGTAAGGAGGTGGGTCCCGCTGGCCCGGCAGGGCCCGGGACTGGCCCAGGGCCCGGGGTCCGAGTGCGGGACATTGCCTCGCTGCGCCGCTCCCTCAGGATGGGCTTCATGACGATGCCCGCCTCCCAGGAgcacaccccccacccctgccgcAGCGCCATGGCCCCACGTTCACTCTCCTGCCACTCCGTGGGCAGTATGGACAGCGTGGGGGGTGGGCCTGGAGATGGCGGTGGGGGTCTCACAGAGGACAGCAGCGCCCGGAGACCCCCAGCCAAGCCTCAGAGACACCCCAGCACCAAGCTCAGCATGGCGGGGTCAGGGGCAGAGATGccccccaccaaaaaagcag GCTCACAGAAGCTGACCCCAGAGAGCCGAGAATCTAGCCGGAAGGTTCCTCCACAGAAGCCCAGGCGAAGTCCCAACACCCAGCTCTCTGTTTCCTTCTATGAGTCCTGCCCTCCAGCCCCTTCTCCTCGAGGAGGGAACCTGCCCTTCCAGCGCCTCAGTAGGGGGTCACACGTAACAGGGGACCTTGATGTGGGTGCCCAGGAAGAAGAGCCCGTGTACATTGAGATGGTGGGGGATGTCTTCAGGGGAGGAGGAAGAAGTGGAGGGTGTCTGACTGGGCCCCCTCTTGGGGGTGGAGGCCCAACCCCTCCAGCTGGCCCCGACTCAGACTCTGAAGAGAGTGAGGCCATATATGAGGAGATGAAATACCCGCTGCCGGAGGAGGCAGGAGAAGGCCGGGCCAATGGGCCCCCCCCACTGACAGCAACCTCCCCACCACACCAGCCTCCTGTCCTTCAGTCCCATGCCCACCGCCGTCCAGCTTCAGCCCTCCCGAGCCGGAGGGATGGAACACCCACCAAGACCACTCCTTGTGAAATCCCCCCACCTTTCCCCAACCTCCTTCAGCACCGCCCTCCACTCCTGGCCTTCCCCCAAGCCAAGTCTGCTTCCCGAACCCCTGGCGATGGGGTCTCAAGGCTACCGGTCCTCTGCCACTCCAAGGAGCCAGCTGGCTCCACCCCAGCTCCCCAAGTGCCTGCACGGGAGCGGGAGACGCCTCCCCCACTGCCTCTGCCTCCTGCTGCCAACCTGCTGCTGCTGGGACCGTCGGGCAGGGCCCGGAGCCACTCGACACCTTTGCCACCCCAGGGCTCTGGCCAGCCCCGGGGTGAGCGGGAGCTCCCCAACTCCCACAGCATGATCTGCCCCAAGGCGGCGGGGGCGCCGGCAGCCCCCCCTGCCCCGGCCGCCTTGCTTCCTGGGCCGCCCAAGGACAAGGCCGTGTCTTACACCATGGTGTACTCGGCAGTCAAGGTGACCACGCACTCTGTCCTGCCAGCCGGTCCGCCCCTGGGTGCTGGGGAACCAAAGACTGAGAAGGAGATCTCAGTTCTCCATGGGATGCTGTGCACCAGCTCGAGGCCTCCTCCCATGCCAGGGAAGTCCAGCTCCCACAGCAGTGCCATGGGGGCAGCAGCTGGGGTCCTCCACCACCGAGGTtgcctggcctctccccacaGCCTTCCAGACCCAACTGCAGGCCCTTTGACCCCCCTCTGGACCTACCCAGCTGCAGTAGCTGGGCTCAAGAGACCCCCTGCCTATGAGAGCCTCAAGGCTGGGGGGGTGCTGAATAAGGGCTGTGGAGTGGGGGCCCCGTCCCCCATGGTCAAGATCCACCTGCAGGAGCAAGGGCCCGATGGGGGTGCCTTCGCCAGCATCTCCTGTGCCCACGTCATCACCAGTGCAGGGACaccagaggaggaagaagaggaggagatgGGTGCCACCACATTTGGGGCAAGCTGGGCTCTGCAGAGGAAGGTCCTGTATGGAGGGAGGAAGGCAAAGGAGCTGGACA CAGAAGCCGAGGAGGGTGCCCGGGCCTGGAACGGCAGTGTGGAGGGTCCAGGCAAGGTGGAGCGTGAGGACAGGAGCCCTGTGGCATCAGGGATCCCAGTGAGGAGCCAGGGGGCAGAGGGCCTGATGGCCAGGATCTACCATGGAGGGGACCGAGGAGGGAGCCGCACAGCGCTGCCCATACCCTGCCAGACCTTCCCCGCCTGCCACCGCAATGGAGGTGACACCCTTCCTGAAGACGCACGGATGGGGCTGGCTTGGGAGGATCCCCGAGGGTCCAGTCCTTGGACTTACTATATGCCCTGTACAAAAGCATGTCCTAGGCCCCGAATCTTAATACCACATCTGCATCCCCTTTCCTTCTCTGGTGAGGTGGGGCCCAGCTGGGGCGGGGCTCCCCTCAGGgagctggggggaggggaaaCCTGGAGCCCCTTCactcctctctcctccttctcgCCCCAGACTTCGCGGGAGGCTACCGCCTGGGGCGCTCTGCCTCCACCTCTGGAGTCCGGCAGGCCGTGCTCCATACACCCCGGCCCTGCAGCCAGCCCAGGGACGCCCCGAGCCag ACCCCCCCTgcgctgccgctgccgctgccgctaCCCCTGCCCCCTCAGCCCGCCCGCGAGCGGGACGGCAAGCTGCTGGAGGTGA